Proteins from a single region of Thermotoga maritima MSB8:
- a CDS encoding 16S rRNA (uracil(1498)-N(3))-methyltransferase produces the protein MPHLFYGTAQNGEVIFDEREAHHMRVVRLKEGDVIEATDGNGFSYTCILKSLKKKTAAAKIVKVEEKEKEPTEKLSVVVPIGRWERTRFLIEKCVELGVDEIFFHKFERSQHEISLDKAKIVVREAAKQCKRYLFPKVSFLEKLEFSGNVITLDLDASQNLLDANLEGSITVVVGPEGGFSEKERELLRSSTTIVSLGKKILRFETAAILTVGYIALKKQKI, from the coding sequence GTGCCTCACCTCTTCTACGGAACGGCTCAAAACGGTGAGGTGATATTCGACGAAAGAGAAGCACACCACATGAGGGTCGTGCGTCTGAAAGAAGGAGATGTGATCGAAGCAACGGATGGGAACGGCTTTTCATACACGTGTATTCTCAAAAGCTTGAAGAAAAAAACGGCTGCAGCCAAGATCGTAAAGGTGGAAGAGAAAGAAAAAGAACCCACTGAGAAATTGAGCGTTGTTGTTCCGATCGGCAGGTGGGAAAGAACACGTTTTCTCATAGAAAAGTGTGTTGAACTCGGGGTGGACGAGATCTTTTTCCACAAATTTGAAAGATCCCAGCACGAGATCAGCCTGGATAAGGCAAAAATCGTTGTTAGAGAGGCAGCCAAGCAGTGTAAGAGATATCTTTTTCCAAAGGTGAGTTTTCTGGAAAAACTGGAGTTCAGTGGAAACGTGATAACACTAGATCTGGATGCCTCTCAAAACCTGCTCGACGCGAACTTAGAAGGCTCGATAACGGTGGTGGTCGGTCCTGAGGGAGGGTTCTCTGAGAAAGAAAGAGAATTACTGAGATCTTCTACAACCATTGTGAGTCTTGGAAAAAAGATCCTCAGATTCGAAACAGCTGCAATATTGACCGTTGGATACATCGCTTTAAAAAAACAAAAAATCTGA
- a CDS encoding ABC transporter permease encodes MKPGRFIKTIVILTMVFFYLPLFIVVLMSFNSAKSPVWSGFTLKWYLELFTREYSVWHAFRNSLIVAIVSSTVSTAIGTLTAIELFWKKSRLENSIWFLTYLPFVVPDVIIGISLLLLFSMFKVQLGLFTITLAHITFSIPYTMMIVHSRLQDFDKSIIEAAYDLGSTDFQVFYRVIIPNLVPGIVAAFLLAFTLSIDDFVITFFVAGPGSTTLPIQIYSMIRFGISPTVNAISTFMIAGTILIGFVLRRFVRYIF; translated from the coding sequence TTGAAACCAGGAAGATTCATAAAAACCATCGTGATCCTGACAATGGTGTTCTTCTATTTGCCGCTTTTCATAGTGGTGTTGATGTCCTTCAATTCGGCGAAATCTCCTGTCTGGAGCGGCTTCACACTCAAATGGTACCTGGAGCTGTTCACCCGGGAATATTCGGTCTGGCATGCGTTCAGAAATTCGCTCATCGTGGCCATCGTTTCCAGCACGGTATCAACGGCGATTGGAACCTTAACAGCAATAGAACTCTTCTGGAAAAAGAGCAGGTTAGAAAACTCTATCTGGTTTCTCACGTATCTTCCATTCGTGGTACCCGACGTGATCATCGGTATATCCCTGCTTTTACTTTTCTCGATGTTCAAGGTTCAGCTGGGACTCTTCACCATAACACTCGCGCACATAACGTTTTCGATTCCGTACACTATGATGATCGTTCACTCCAGACTTCAGGATTTCGACAAGAGCATCATAGAGGCAGCTTACGACCTTGGAAGTACGGACTTCCAGGTGTTTTACAGGGTGATCATCCCAAATCTCGTTCCCGGTATAGTTGCTGCCTTCCTTCTTGCCTTCACACTTTCCATAGACGATTTTGTGATCACCTTCTTCGTGGCTGGGCCAGGGTCGACCACCCTTCCGATTCAAATCTACTCCATGATAAGGTTCGGTATCTCACCTACAGTCAACGCCATTTCCACCTTCATGATCGCCGGGACTATCCTGATCGGTTTTGTGCTCAGAAGGTTCGTGAGGTACATCTTCTGA
- a CDS encoding NUDIX domain-containing protein: protein MKSERILVVKTEDFLKEFGEFEGFMRVNFEDFLNFLDQYGFFRERDEAEYDETTKQVIPYVVIMDGDRVLITKRTTKQSEKRLHNLYSLGIGGHVREGDGATPREAFLKGLEREVNEEVDVSLRELEFLGLINSSTTEVSRVHLGALFLGRGKFFSVKEKDLFEWELIKLEELEKFSGVMEGWSKISAAVLLNLFLTQN from the coding sequence ATGAAGAGTGAAAGAATACTGGTCGTGAAAACAGAAGACTTTTTAAAGGAGTTCGGTGAATTCGAAGGATTCATGAGAGTAAACTTCGAGGACTTTCTGAACTTTCTGGACCAGTACGGATTTTTCCGGGAAAGAGACGAAGCGGAATACGATGAAACGACGAAACAGGTGATACCTTACGTAGTTATAATGGATGGCGACAGAGTCCTCATCACCAAAAGAACAACGAAACAGTCCGAGAAGAGGCTCCACAATCTTTACTCTCTCGGAATAGGCGGTCATGTGAGAGAAGGGGACGGAGCAACACCACGGGAAGCGTTTTTGAAAGGACTCGAACGCGAAGTGAACGAGGAAGTGGATGTCTCGCTAAGAGAACTGGAATTTCTCGGACTCATAAATTCGTCAACAACCGAAGTGAGCAGAGTACACCTCGGTGCTTTATTTCTCGGAAGAGGAAAATTTTTCTCTGTAAAAGAAAAAGATCTGTTCGAATGGGAACTCATAAAGCTCGAAGAATTGGAGAAGTTCTCAGGAGTGATGGAAGGTTGGTCGAAAATATCGGCAGCGGTTCTGCTGAACTTGTTTCTTACGCAAAACTGA
- the serS gene encoding serine--tRNA ligase, which translates to MIDIKLIRQNPDFVKEALRKRGEDPAIIDEILKIDADWRATITKTNELRSRRNEISKNVARLKKEGKNAEAEALIEEGKRLGEEIKALEEKEKELQKKLNDLLLMIPNIPHESVPVGEDESQNVEVRRWGEPREFDFTPLAHWDLGPAWGLMDFSRASKLSGSRFTVMYGKLARLERALINFMLDVHTKEHGYTEVWVPHLVKRETITITGQLPKFEEELYLAERDDLFLIPTAEVPLAALHSGEILEEKELPKKYVSYTPCYRREAGSYGKDVRGMIRQHQFDKVELVWVTTPERSFEDLEELVKDAETILRKLELPYRVVSLCTGDLGFTSAKTYDIEVWLPSYNAYKEISSCSNVTDFQARRGNMRYRRRSDGKLEYVHTLNGSGIAVGRALVAILENYQQPDGSVRVPEVLVPYTGFEVIP; encoded by the coding sequence ATGATAGATATAAAGCTCATCAGACAAAATCCCGATTTCGTGAAGGAAGCCCTCAGAAAGCGAGGAGAGGATCCCGCTATAATCGATGAGATTTTGAAGATCGACGCCGACTGGCGCGCTACCATCACGAAAACCAACGAGCTGAGATCCAGAAGAAACGAAATTTCCAAAAATGTGGCAAGGTTGAAAAAAGAAGGGAAAAACGCAGAGGCAGAGGCACTCATCGAGGAAGGGAAAAGATTAGGAGAAGAGATAAAAGCGTTAGAAGAAAAAGAAAAAGAACTTCAGAAGAAGTTAAACGATCTTCTTTTGATGATTCCGAACATCCCGCATGAGAGTGTCCCCGTTGGAGAAGACGAATCTCAGAACGTTGAAGTGAGAAGGTGGGGAGAGCCGAGAGAATTCGACTTCACCCCGCTCGCTCACTGGGACCTCGGACCTGCGTGGGGGCTCATGGATTTCAGCAGGGCGTCCAAGCTCAGCGGTTCCAGATTCACCGTTATGTATGGAAAACTCGCAAGACTCGAGAGGGCTCTGATAAACTTCATGCTTGACGTTCATACAAAGGAACACGGTTACACGGAAGTGTGGGTTCCACACCTGGTGAAAAGAGAAACCATCACCATAACCGGACAGCTCCCCAAATTCGAAGAAGAGCTTTATCTTGCTGAGAGGGATGACCTGTTCCTCATTCCGACGGCTGAGGTTCCCCTCGCAGCGCTTCACAGTGGAGAGATCCTCGAAGAGAAAGAACTACCAAAGAAATACGTCTCTTACACTCCCTGTTACCGCAGAGAAGCGGGAAGTTACGGGAAAGACGTGAGGGGGATGATCAGGCAGCATCAATTCGACAAGGTCGAGCTCGTCTGGGTGACCACACCGGAAAGATCCTTCGAAGATCTTGAAGAGCTTGTGAAAGACGCCGAAACCATTCTTAGAAAATTGGAGCTCCCTTACAGAGTCGTTTCGCTCTGTACGGGAGATCTCGGATTCACCTCCGCGAAAACCTACGATATAGAAGTGTGGCTTCCTTCCTACAACGCATACAAAGAGATATCTTCCTGCAGTAACGTGACGGACTTTCAGGCGAGAAGAGGAAACATGAGATACAGAAGGAGATCGGATGGAAAGCTCGAATACGTTCACACGTTGAACGGATCGGGTATCGCCGTTGGAAGGGCACTCGTTGCGATACTGGAAAACTACCAGCAACCAGACGGCAGTGTGAGAGTGCCGGAGGTGCTCGTTCCCTACACAGGGTTCGAGGTGATACCGTAG
- the apt gene encoding adenine phosphoribosyltransferase encodes MDLKRFIRDIPDFPQKGIVFRDITPLLRNQEAFKEAIDRMCELVFDREFDLVVAPEARGFILGAAMAYKLGKGFVPVRKPGKLPYKTVYEEYQLEYGTEQLHIHEDAIEKGQKVLIVDDVLATGGTAEALIRLVKKLGGEVVSLAFLVELSYLEPRKRLEGYDVKTLIVY; translated from the coding sequence TTGGATCTCAAACGCTTCATAAGAGATATACCGGATTTCCCGCAGAAAGGCATCGTGTTTCGCGACATAACCCCTCTTTTGAGAAATCAGGAAGCCTTCAAAGAAGCGATCGACAGAATGTGTGAACTCGTTTTTGACAGGGAGTTCGATCTCGTGGTGGCTCCCGAAGCGAGGGGTTTCATCCTTGGAGCCGCTATGGCGTACAAACTGGGAAAGGGTTTCGTTCCGGTGAGAAAACCGGGAAAACTCCCGTATAAAACTGTGTACGAAGAGTATCAGCTGGAGTACGGCACTGAACAGCTCCATATACACGAGGATGCCATAGAGAAAGGCCAGAAAGTGCTCATAGTGGATGATGTACTCGCAACGGGGGGAACAGCGGAGGCACTCATAAGACTGGTTAAAAAACTCGGTGGGGAAGTGGTTTCTCTCGCTTTCCTCGTTGAGCTTTCATACTTGGAACCAAGAAAGAGACTGGAAGGTTACGATGTTAAAACTCTGATAGTCTACTGA
- a CDS encoding ABC transporter permease: MKYVYFLWLLFLFILPISIVFVYSFLEPQIYGGVKWSFSLEAYSYLPRYLALIWRSVWIAGVATLITLVVAVPVAFYIARSKLKNFLLLLTVVPFWTNSLIRIYAWKIVLGNNGLVNQFLGLFGIDPVQFLYNSFAVILVIVYTYLPFAILPLYAAMEKVEDSILEASLDLGASRMYTFIRVLLPNVRAGLLTAFVFVFIPALGSYAIPDLVGGVNSKMIGNEIVRQLLTVRNWPVASAMSNILTLIALLSIIFVMKRGEKR; this comes from the coding sequence ATGAAGTACGTGTACTTTCTGTGGTTGCTCTTTCTTTTCATTCTTCCCATCTCAATAGTTTTTGTTTATAGCTTTCTGGAGCCACAGATATATGGTGGGGTCAAGTGGAGCTTTTCCCTCGAAGCGTATAGCTATCTTCCCAGGTACCTGGCGCTCATCTGGAGATCCGTCTGGATCGCTGGCGTTGCGACGCTCATTACCCTCGTCGTGGCGGTTCCCGTTGCCTTCTACATAGCTAGAAGTAAGCTGAAAAACTTTCTTTTGCTTTTGACGGTTGTACCCTTCTGGACCAACTCTCTCATCAGAATTTACGCCTGGAAGATAGTTCTTGGCAACAACGGACTCGTAAACCAGTTTCTCGGTTTGTTTGGCATTGACCCCGTTCAGTTTCTCTACAACTCTTTCGCCGTCATACTGGTGATAGTCTATACCTACCTTCCTTTCGCTATACTTCCTCTTTACGCTGCCATGGAAAAGGTGGAAGACAGCATCCTTGAAGCATCCCTGGATCTTGGAGCCAGCAGGATGTACACGTTCATCAGAGTCCTTCTTCCCAACGTCAGAGCGGGTCTTCTCACAGCCTTCGTTTTCGTGTTCATTCCCGCCCTTGGATCCTACGCCATACCGGATCTTGTCGGTGGCGTGAACTCCAAGATGATAGGAAACGAGATCGTAAGGCAACTTCTGACCGTCAGAAACTGGCCCGTCGCGTCCGCGATGTCCAACATTCTAACCCTGATCGCTCTCCTGAGTATCATCTTTGTGATGAAAAGGGGAGAGAAACGTTGA
- a CDS encoding ABC transporter ATP-binding protein produces MIGGEVSIKNVSKFFDDFQVLKNVSLDIKKGEFFSILGPSGCGKTTLLRVIAGFEGVESGDVLLDGKSILNLPPNKRPVNIIFQNYALFPHLTVFENIAFPLKLKKLSENEINQRVNELLSLIRMEEHAQKMPSQLSGGQKQRVAIARALANEPRVLLLDEPLSALDAKLRQELLVELDNLHDRVGITFIYVTHDQAEAISVSDRVALMNEGEIVQVGTPYEVYESPVNVFAATFIGETNLMKAEVVEVEDEYYVVESPGIGQFRCYRDKEAKKGDRLLITLRPEKIRISRKQFRSEETFNVFHGVVDEEIYMGHQTKYFVRLDEGYIMKVYKQHARYILDEPIIKWEDEVFITWNPDDSFIVEVLEE; encoded by the coding sequence TTGATCGGAGGAGAAGTTTCAATAAAGAACGTCAGCAAATTTTTCGATGATTTCCAGGTTTTGAAGAACGTTTCCCTGGATATAAAGAAAGGAGAGTTTTTCTCCATACTCGGCCCATCGGGTTGTGGAAAAACAACGCTTCTTCGTGTGATAGCGGGCTTCGAGGGTGTGGAAAGTGGAGATGTTCTCCTGGATGGAAAGTCGATACTGAATTTGCCTCCGAACAAAAGGCCCGTGAACATCATATTTCAGAACTACGCTCTGTTCCCTCATCTCACAGTTTTTGAAAACATCGCGTTCCCCTTGAAACTCAAAAAACTATCCGAGAACGAAATAAATCAGAGAGTGAACGAACTGCTTTCGCTCATAAGAATGGAAGAACACGCTCAGAAAATGCCTTCCCAACTGTCTGGTGGTCAGAAGCAGAGAGTGGCGATAGCGAGGGCCCTCGCCAACGAGCCGAGGGTCCTCCTTCTCGATGAACCGCTGAGCGCTCTCGACGCAAAACTGAGACAGGAACTCCTTGTCGAGCTCGACAACCTTCATGACAGAGTCGGTATCACCTTCATTTACGTAACACACGATCAGGCTGAAGCAATCAGTGTTTCAGACAGAGTCGCCCTCATGAACGAAGGAGAAATCGTTCAGGTTGGAACTCCCTACGAGGTGTATGAGAGCCCGGTCAACGTCTTTGCAGCGACTTTCATCGGAGAAACGAACCTCATGAAAGCCGAGGTTGTTGAAGTGGAAGATGAATATTACGTCGTAGAAAGTCCGGGAATCGGCCAGTTCAGGTGTTACAGAGACAAGGAAGCAAAGAAGGGTGATAGATTGCTCATCACCCTTAGACCCGAAAAGATCAGAATCTCAAGGAAACAGTTTCGTTCCGAGGAAACCTTCAATGTATTTCACGGAGTTGTGGATGAGGAAATATACATGGGGCACCAGACGAAGTACTTCGTTCGACTCGACGAAGGCTACATAATGAAAGTTTACAAGCAACATGCAAGGTACATACTCGATGAGCCGATCATAAAATGGGAAGATGAAGTGTTCATCACATGGAATCCAGATGACAGCTTCATTGTAGAGGTGCTTGAAGAATGA
- the ispE gene encoding 4-(cytidine 5'-diphospho)-2-C-methyl-D-erythritol kinase, which translates to MVENIGSGSAELVSYAKLNLYLDVLGKRSDGYHEIVGLFQTISLHDTLTVEICDRGFYLESSVALPSDNTIKRAWEMFRKNTGKEFGLKVTLKKEIPVGSGLGGGSSNAAAVLRYLGEVFKIPLEDLLNIAAQVGSDVPFFLYGGTALVRGRGEIVEKLEDIEGYSVDLFFPGIHSSTKEMYLSLTPEMYRKGPGRVEELHRAYLERNYEKIKELSYNVFEKVFLEKHPEVMDGLRNFGDGSIVKMMTGSGSVFFALYPLDKGNYSFVGGV; encoded by the coding sequence TTGGTCGAAAATATCGGCAGCGGTTCTGCTGAACTTGTTTCTTACGCAAAACTGAATCTCTACCTGGATGTGCTTGGAAAAAGATCCGACGGATATCACGAAATAGTGGGATTGTTTCAGACGATTTCTCTTCACGACACACTAACTGTGGAAATCTGTGATAGAGGTTTCTATCTGGAAAGCAGCGTAGCTCTGCCCTCGGACAACACGATCAAAAGAGCCTGGGAGATGTTCAGGAAAAACACAGGAAAAGAATTCGGTCTCAAAGTCACGTTGAAAAAGGAGATCCCAGTAGGCTCTGGCCTCGGTGGGGGAAGCTCTAACGCTGCAGCGGTTCTCAGATATCTTGGTGAAGTTTTCAAAATACCTCTTGAAGACCTTCTGAATATAGCAGCTCAGGTGGGAAGCGATGTACCCTTTTTTCTTTACGGAGGAACCGCTCTTGTGAGAGGAAGAGGAGAAATCGTGGAGAAACTCGAGGATATCGAAGGATACTCTGTTGATTTGTTCTTCCCGGGCATTCACTCTTCAACGAAAGAAATGTATCTGTCTCTCACACCAGAGATGTACAGGAAAGGACCCGGCAGGGTAGAGGAACTGCACAGGGCTTACCTTGAAAGAAATTACGAAAAGATAAAGGAACTCTCTTACAACGTGTTTGAGAAGGTGTTCTTAGAGAAACACCCGGAGGTAATGGATGGACTGAGAAACTTTGGCGATGGTTCCATAGTGAAAATGATGACGGGAAGCGGAAGTGTCTTTTTCGCTCTATATCCTCTGGACAAGGGAAATTACTCGTTTGTGGGAGGTGTTTAA